A genomic stretch from Arachis stenosperma cultivar V10309 chromosome 3, arast.V10309.gnm1.PFL2, whole genome shotgun sequence includes:
- the LOC130966784 gene encoding uncharacterized protein LOC130966784: protein MKVRKKALLRCCERWYIRKEIHWKQMSRSQHAKEMDKNTRYFHSIASARRKNNRIDALVINGRVVKNQARIKIAIRDFYKSLYHQEVSPRIGFHDGLVSQISEEESISLKVLPSSEEMKEAVWDCKSTKAPSNDGYNMNFIKKCWEEIRGEFTAAVMSFFEIAKLPNDSNVTWVALALKFVGAKEIKDLRLISMVGDVYKVISKVLCRRLRRVMLRLVGKTHSAFVKGRKIHDGILIACDTVQWLKLRKKAFAIIKLDFQKVYDRVKWNFVNIVLAKMEFG from the coding sequence ATGAAAGTAAGAAAAAAGGCGTTACTGAGATGTTGCGAGAGATGGTATATCAGGAAGGAGATACATTGGAAACAAATGTCACGATCTCAACATGCAAAAGAGATGGACAAGAACACTAGATATTTTCATAGCATTGCTTCAGCTAGACGCAAAAATAACAGAATTGATGCACTAGTAATAAATGGTAGGGTGGTAAAAAATCAAGCAAGGATCAAGATTGCAATTAGAGATTTTTATAAGAGCTTATACCATCAAGAAGTTTCTCCTAGAATTGGTTTTCATGATGGACTGGTTAGTCAGATCAGTGAGGAGGAGTCTATATCTCTGAAAGTGTTGCCATCAAGTGAAGAAATGAAGGAGGCAGTTTGGGATTGCAAGTCAACTAAGGCACCGAGCAATGATGGTTACAATATGAATTTCATCAAGAAGTGTTGGGAAGAAATTAGGGGTGAGTTCACTGCAGCTGTGATGAGTTTTTTTGAGATAGCTAAGCTACCAAATGATTCAAATGTTACCTGGGTGGCTTTGGCACTGAAATTTGTTGGAGCAAAGGAGATTAAAGACTTGCGGCTGATTAGTATGGTTGGCGATGTATATAAGGTGATATCTAAAGTGTTGTGTAGGAGGTTGAGAAGGGTAATGCTAAGATTGGTCGGGAAGACGCATAGTGCTTTTGTGAAAGGTAGGAAAATACATGATGGGATTTTGATAGCATGTGACACTGTTCAGTGGCTAAAGTTGAGAAAGAAAGCTTTTGCCATCATTAAGCTAGATTTCCAAAAAGTTTATGACAGAGTTAAGTGGAACTTTGTAAATATTGTTTTAGCTAAGATGGAGTTTGGTTAG
- the LOC130968361 gene encoding protein BONZAI 1-like, with product MGNCFSDVPGGRAAIGGTARGLLNAIDAPNDAVDNFLRSRGYHGLFSQIELSFSASGLRDRDFLSKSDPMMVLYTRGKHGALEEIGRTEVVLNSLDPKWITKHLIMYHFEVVQFLVFRVYDVDTQFHNFDVKMLRLEEQQFLGEATCALSEIIIKSDRSLALELRREDPIRSMHSQNCGKLLVHAEECVGSKTTVEMIFRCSDLENRDLFSKSDPFLIISKLVEGGTHIPICKTEVIKNDLSPQWKPVFLNIQQVGGKDNPLILECYNFNTNGKHDLIGKVQKSLAELEKLHASGQGETLFLPTGGGHNSHNKVLKSRVYLDKFSESVQYSFLDYLSAGFELNFMVAIDFTASNGNPRLPDSLHYIDPSGRPNAYQKAIVEVGEVLQFYDSDKRFPTWGFGARPIDGPVSHCFNLNGSSHYCEVEGIQGIMMAYTSALLNVSLAGPTLFGPVISNAALIASQSVATGARKYFVLLIITDGVVTDLQETKDALVKASDLPLSILIVGVGGADFKEMEILDADKGERLESSFGRVASRDIVQFVPFRDVQSGEISVVQALLAELPTQFLSYMRNRNIQPTL from the exons ATGGGTAACTGCTTCTCCGACGTCCCCGGCGGCCGCGCTGCCATCGGGGGAACTGCCCGAGGCCTTCTCAACGCCATCGACGCTCCCAACGACGCTGTCGACAACTTCCTCAGGTCCCGCGGCTACCACGGCCTCTTCTCTCAGATCGAG CTGTCGTTTTCTGCTTCCGGCTTGCGTGATCGAGATTTTCTCTCTAAG AGTGATCCAATGATGGTTCTTTATACAAGAGGGAAACATGGAGCACTTGAGGAAATCGGCCGTACTGAAGTGGTTCTGAATTCTTTGGATCCTAAGTGGATTACTAAACACTTAATCATGTATCATTTCGAGGTTGTTCAGTTTTTAGT GTTCCGAGTGTACGACGTTGATACTCAGTTTCACAATTTCGATGTGAAG ATGCTTAGGCTAGAAGAGCAACAATTTCTAGGTGAGGCAACTTGTGCATTATCGGAG ATAATTATAAAGTCTGATCGATCATTGGCATTAGAGCTACGTAGAGAAGATCCTATCAGATCTATGCATTCCCAAAATTGCGGGAAGCTCTTGGTGCATGCAGAGGAATGTGTTGGCTCAAAGACTACAGTAGAGATGATATTTAGGTGCTCAGATTTGGAAAATAGGGATCTCTTCTCAAAAAGT GATCCTTTTTTGATAATATCAAAACTTGTGGAAGGTGGTACCCATATTCCAATTTGTAAAACAGAAGTTATAAAGAATGATCTCAGCCCACAGTGGAAGCCAGTGTTCTTAAACATTCAACAAGTAGGAGGCAAG GACAATCCTTTGATACTAGAGTGTTATAACTTCAATACCAATGGCAAACATGATTTGATAGG AAAAGTGCAAAAGTCTTTGGCAGAGTTGGAGAAGCTTCATGCTAGTGGTCAAGGAGAAACTTTATTTTTGCCTACTGGCGGTGGTCATAATTCTCATAACAAG GTATTAAAGAGCCGGGTATATCTGGACAAATTTTCTGAAAGTGTCCAATATAGTTTTCTTGATTACTTGTCTGCGGGTTTTGAATTGAACTTCATGGTGGCCATTGATTTTACAG CTTCAAATGGGAATCCACGCCTTCCAGATTCTTTGCATTATATTGATCCTTCAGGACGGCCAAATGCATACCAGAAG GCAATTGTTGAGGTTGGAGAGGTGCTACAGTTTTATGATTCAGACAAACGATTTcctacatggggatttggtgcCCGACCAATTGATGGTCCTGTTTCCCATTGTTTTAACCTCAATGGAAGCAGTCACTATTGTGAG GTGGAAGGGATCCAAGGAATTATGATGGCATACACAAGTGCCCTGCTTAATGTTTCTCTTGCGGGACCAACTCTTTTTGGACCTGTCATAAGCAATGCTGCACTTATTGCCAGCCAATCTGTAGCAACTGGTGCAAGAAAGTATTTTGTTTTGTTAATAATCACA GATGGAGTGGTGACAGATCTCCAAGAAACAAAAGATGCCCTTGTTAAAGCCTCTGACCTACCATTATCAATCCTTATCGTTGGAGTTGGAGGAGCTGATTTCAAAGAAATGGAG ATTTTAGATGCTGACAAGGGAGAGAGACTCGAAAGTTCATTCGGACGTGTTGCTTCACGTGATATAGTCCAGTTTGTTCCATTTCGAGATGTTCAAA GTGGAGAAATTTCGGTAGTTCAAGCACTTCTAGCAGAATTACCTACTCAATTTTTATCGTACATGAGAAACAGGAATATCCAACCGACTCTCTAA